The Accipiter gentilis chromosome 29, bAccGen1.1, whole genome shotgun sequence genome segment GCTCTGACAGGCTGAGCATCAGTGGTGCTAATAACCAGGCACGGCAGCCCAGGGTGGGACCTTGCCTGGTATCTGTCCAGTAAGCAGAAATAGCTGCCCTCTTTCTGTTTGGTGGGTTGTTCCCCGACAAAGCTCCTGACAAACCATCCCAACATCCCACTTCACAAGGCGGCTCGCAGCCTTTCGCAGCCCGTGCACCGCGGCTGCCGCACTGGGAGCCGTCCTCGggtggccagggctggggggctcTGGCCACCGGAGAGACCCGTGGCCAGTGTCCAGGGAAGACCTCTGGCCCTGCCCGGAGAGCGCTGGCTGCCGGCGGGGTGAGTGGGCCGCTCCGTGCCTCTGCAGGCTGGGGCTcgtgccggcggcggggcgcagCTGGGAGCGGGAGGAGGGCAGCTGCCGATGCTGCCTCTGCCAGCGCGGCCGCCGTGCCCTGTGGCGTCTGCCTGTCTGCGTGCCCGGGTTAGCTCACCGGGCTGGCAGACCGGGGCACGTCTGAGGATGCGCTGGCCGTCCCCGGTGGGGAGAGGTGATGAGCGGGCTGGGCCACTTCTGACAAAAACCTTGAGCTCAACCCGTGCGGGCTGCCGGCCTCGAGcaaaccctgcctgtgctgctgacCTCGCCTCACCCCACCAGCAAACGCTGCGGCTGAGCAGGACCTCAATCGACTATTGTCTTGGTGCAGAGCCCTTGCAAGTGCTGGGGAGTCACGTAGGCCATGTGCCGCCAGGTTAAACCCGGGCTGTGGGTGCTCGCTGGAATTACAGCTCCACGCTTAATGCTATAAACCCGCTTAAAACTGGTGAAAGTGGTGTCTCATTAGCTCATAACAATCTCTATTTCATCTTGCttctggccaaaaaaaaaggccaaatttGAAGCTATAAAGTGTTATGGGCTGTAAACAGCTCACGATTGCCAACACCTCCATTTATTTCCCAGCAGTAAGTAGGAGATCTCAGTTTAGTTTCAGGGATCAGAAGAGATGCTCAGGGTCTGCTGGCTTCCCACGCGGACAAGTCTCCCACGGGGGTGTTTATGGCTCCGTGCTATCCCCACCACGTGTTGAGCACTGGAAGAGCCCGTCGCTGTGAACTGAGtttgggaggctggggtggggaggggtagATGTTTTTCAAGCTCTTGTTTGGGTAATGCTTTGGGACAGGGCTGGTGGGAATGGGTGCTTGCCAGGCTCCTGGGAAGCGGCATCCCCATCCCGTGTCCCTCCCCTCTGCTGGTGGCTTGTGGCGGGAGCCCCCTTGGGGAGCGGGGTCTGGTGCTGCTGGCAAGGGGCAGCTTTGTGCTGCCTTGTGCCCGTCCTGCCTGGCCTGGGCGTTTCAGAGTCGGCACTTGCTGGCCAAAGGCCGGGTCCAGCTGACAAAGGCACGAGGAGCCCAAATGGCTGTCGTACAGCAGAGACCTCCCTGGGGATCTTGTGGCTGCTGAGATCCCGCTCCAGGCATCGCCACATCCCTCTCTGGAGCTGGGAGAGCGCAGGAGGAGCAGATGGCCGGGAGTGgaggcagcctggctgcagcagcGCTGGGACGAGCTGCCATGGACTTCACGCCCGCCGAGGAGGAGCGTGCCGAGGTGCCGGGTGAGCCTTTGCCTGCAGTGGCACTggacagccctgccagcctgtgCAGGCGCCGGGGCGGTGATGGGCTGTGGGAGCAGAACCTGGGGCTCTGCCACCTGCCCTGCAGCCGAGCGAGGAAGCCTGCCCTTCTCCAGCCTCAGCTCTGCCAGCCTTTCCCGAGTGCCCTGCTCCGTGGGAAGGGTTTTGCAAGCTCACACGGCAGGAAATGCCAGGTGAGTATATGCCTGGCATAGGAAAGCCTTGAGCTGGAGGGATGTGCGAGGGGAGGCAGAGGCACGTGGTGCCTGGGTACAGCCCCCTGCGTGGGCAGGGGACGTCCTGTCTTCTGACCCCAAAAAGGAGCAGCGTGAGGACGCTTTCATAAACGGTTTGCCCCAGAAAGATTTTGCAGCATTTGCAGCACTTTATAAATGTGAGtctctgtctttctgctctggagTCCTGCCAATCCGGGGCTTTTAAAAGCGCAGCAATTTGCCGCCGCATTATGTAACTAGAAGTCTTGAAATCTTCCTATTCCAGCACCCTCCGGAGAAGGGATAACAGTGCTTGTGCGTAGGACCTAGGAGATGGAAAGGGTTTTAGTCTTCTGTGGGATATGTTTCAAGATGATACAGTCCTCATTGCCTGAGAAGCCTCAATTCCTGCTCTTGCCATTGCTGTGCAGAGAAGGGTTGCTGTAGGCTACCCATTCCTGCGGATTAGTCAAGACGTTTACGGGGAGCAGATGTGATACTTGCAGTCATTACTTGGTCTCATCAGTCTTAATTACTGCAAATAtggttattttatttcctaatagGGCAAACTGTAGCTGGCTGCCTGGCAGCTGTGAATTTGATTTCCAAACACGTCTTACACGTTGCAGCTCTTCCAAAACAGAGCTGTAAATGTCATAACTAtgttctgggtggtttttttttgtttttttttttttcctttttgcaaaggGAAGGGAAGCTTTCCAATTGAACTGGCTGCCttacatgtgctttttttttttttcccccctctcattTCAAACTACTTCTGTGTGGGGGCAAGGAGGAAATCGGCAAGAAGCCTTAATGCGGTTGAAGGAAGAGCTTTCTAAAACTGGTCTTTCTTAATAAGGATTTTCAATGAGTCAGGGAAAAATGTTGTGGCATGCAGAACTCATCATGTAAACCCTCTGGCGTCAGGCTTTGGGAATCTTGCTTTATGGTCTCAAACCTTGTTCAGTTCAAGGTTTTTCACTGTGCCTCAGCAATGCAAGAGAGGTCATGTCTAACCCGCCAAAAGTCTTTAATTTTATAGAGAGATGCCACCTGAGCACCCGCAGGAGGAGAAATGCTGCTTGCAGGGAAAGAACAAATAGATGAACCAAGCCACAGTAATTTTGGTGCAGTTGAGCTCCTCAGGAGCGGTGGAAGAATTAAACCTGTTTGTGTGTCTCAGGAGTGAAAGGGAAAAATCCCCAACACCTCATCAACACCCCCCCAGCTTTTGCTTTGGATAGCTTTTATTGCCAGTAGTTTTCATTAGCGCTAACAAGTAGATTGTATTCCTTGCTGGTCATTTTTATTGCCAACACCTGGTAGtctcatcttttaaaaatgtttcggACAAGTCAGTGTAGTTAGATGATACTTTAAGTTCACTGAAAGCTGCGAAAGCTCAGTATGACTCAAAGCAAGAGGTGGCTGGAAACTCCAGTGTGCAGCCCACGCGGGGAAGTGATGTTAAGCAAAACCCAGTGTTCATTATGGCTTTTCAGAAAGAGcatggtgggtgggtgggctgcTCCCCATACCGAGAGGCCAGAGGTACCTGGTGAGCCTCTGCAGAGCCTGGCACTTTCCTCTCCGACTGCCGATGCCAGGCTGGTGCCTGCGGGTGTGctggctgcaggctctgctgcGGGGGCTTGCCTGCAGCCGGACCCCGCTGGTGTGGGCTTGACCCGGTGCTGAAGGGGCTGCTCAGCCCGGCTGCGGTGCCTGGGGGTCCGAGAGGCTCCTGGGCATAGTTCAGCCGCGGACGTGCCCGGGGCAGCGTCTTGTAAATGATTCCTTTGTTGGAGCAGCAGGGTGGCTCGGATCTGCTCGTGATGGTCATGTGTCGCACTGGCTGGGATGCAGGAAAATACTCTGCCAGTGAAAAAAATCGGTGTCTGGGTCGGGCTAAACCAGTCTTAGCGGCTTACGGAAACCAGCCTCCTGTGCTTTGCTTCCTCTTGCCTCGTGTGGGTCTGAGGCATCACCTGAGCTCGTCCGGGTGTCGGGTGGCTCTGGCAGACCCGGTGCCGTATCAGGTAACTTTGCTGCCTTTGCCTCCGGTGCCAGGTGGGAGCGGGGGCTCCCCGTGGCTCGGGGCCACCAGTGGTGCTTCAGCCGGGACACCTGGATCCCGGCCTCGGATGTGCACCGAAGTGACACGGAGCAAGCGAAAACAAGGCAGGCGCCCACGGTACTGTGTGGTGTGCCGAGGGCACGAGGGGACGTGCCAGGTAGATGCTGGCATGTCAGCAGCTGTGGATGAGATGGTAATCGCTGCGAGCCTGAATGGATGCATGCTATAAATAGGAGGTTGCACCTCTCTGAGCCAGCACGCTGCTTTGAAGTTGTCACTGTGCCTGGTGTGACCCGTGGGAGCTCTGGAGACAGCTCTCCTGCTCGGGGGCGGCTTTTTATTCCAGTGGAAACctgagcagcagagcagagaactGCAGAGCGAGGGGTGGGCTCTGGAAAAGGAGCCCCATGTTCCCACCTTGGCTGATGGTTCTTAATATgggtggcaggggggtggggtgtcTGTGGCTGCGAGGCCAGGGAGGGCCACGGGGCATCAGAAAGCGTGTTCTAAAATCTGCGGGGGCACACAGGAGTTCCGGGGACTGTAGTGATTCCTGTTGCTTTGCATATTGTAAACCACGTATGTGAGCAGCTGCTCTGGTTGCGTTTCCTCCCTGGGAGAGCAGCTTGtgctgctctctgctgcctgAAGCAGCCTTACTTTCAGAGTAACCGCAGCCCCAGGGTGCAAGCCAGGCGTGCGGCAGCTGCAGCGTGGGGAAGGTGGGAGCAGCCTGACCCTGCCGGTCTCCGAATTGCTCCGAATCGGCCTCTCTAAGGGGATTCCGCACTTTAGCAAGCCTGGATGACATTTccccatttattttgttttctaatccCTTCTGGTTTTGAGCTTTTAAGGCAAATTGTTTTTTACACTTAGGGTGCTTTTGTGAAACCCACTGTAGCCTTTTCGGTAGGGGAGGAGGGTTTGGCCGCAGCTGGGTTGGGGATACCGTGCTGGGgccaagcccctggggagctgggctCTGCCGGGCCTGGGGCTGCTCCGGGCAGACCCAcctcccctccctgggcagcgCTGGCAGTGTGTGGGAGCCTTTCCCTGTCACCACAGGCTAGGTTTAGCCGCAGCCCGTGgaccttcagggctggcaggtgTGCTGTGacacctgcctgcctgctctttcTTTGCAGAAATGGAGGTGTCCTGGCTCGTGCACGTGGACTTATTTCCCCTGGTGTGTCTGCATTTAATAACCTGGGtgtgctgctcctgctccggGTGGCCCGGGGCTTGCCAAGATTCCACGGTGTGCGGGGTGGTGCTGGGATCATGCtcctggaggagctgcaggggcTCTGCCCCAGGCAGGCGAGCCTTGACCAGCCTGGCCGCTGCCCTGCTCAACCCTCCGCAGgtccagccctgtgctgctggtagcCCTGTCCGCTTCACcgctctgctctggctgctgctggctagGACATTGCCTGTCCTTTTCAGCTTAGGACAGGGTATTATGTCTTTGTCGCTGATAAATACCTGCGGGCCAGGGCTCTTAAAGGCCAGCCGCAACCTGAGTATGTGTTTTGGGACAGCATTATGAGGCCGGTGTGCTGGTGAGCCCCGAGTGCCCGGCTCTCGGATGAGCTCTCCCAGAGATGGCCTGGGGCACTGGTGCCATGCCAGCCTCAAGAGCAGGGCTCGAGCCCTGGCGTTGCATGCCAGGGAGCTGGGATGCAGCCATATTCTTTCAGCTGAGGCAATACTTTGTCCTCTGCAGATCTTTGAACCTCAACTGAGTCATCGCCAACTTGGTTCAAGATGCCACCGGCCATCGGAGGCCCTGTGGGATACACTCCTCCTgaaggaggatggggatgggctGTGGTCATCGGAGCCTTCATCTCCATTGGGTTTTCCTATGCCTTCCCCAAATCCATCACCGTGTTCTTCAAAGAGATTGAGGTCATCTTCAATGCGTCCAGCAGCAAAGTCTCGTGGATCTCCTCTATCATGCTGGCTGTTATGTATGCAGGAGGTAAGTGGACCGGAGGCAGCAGTACACGTGCTTGTGTGTCGCAGTACAGGATGCAGCTCTCCTGCTGGGTCTGATTATTTGCACCTTGCTATAGTGACAACAACTGAAACTTTGTTAAAAGTCGGAATTCTCTCCTTGAGAGCAAAACTTCCCTTCACGAGTTTGCTTGATGGAGGTTGCTCAAAAAGTTCTATTTAATGCCCAGAATGCAAAAACCAGGTTAATCTGTCCTCCTCTGCAAAGCTGTAAGTAAAATCTTTCCGGGGAATTATGACTTGTGTAATTCTGCCCTTGTCCTTGTTACAGTGTGCTGTGGGCTCTGTCTGCTTCCAACGCCTGCCTGAAGGCCAGGGGAGGTGCTGGGCCATATGTAGGAGCCCCGCTCACGTGGTCTTTTTCTTTTAGATAAGACAtcgattttttaaattttgtttgtttgttttcagcaaaCAGTGACTGTATCTAGGGATCTGTCCCCAGTTTCTAGTCAGCTCTGTGTTCTGGAGTGCTCTGAAACCTGGCGCTGCCTGTTCTTCCTCACTGGTGCAGAGCAGTGCCGTAGCAGCTTGTGCTGTTTGAGGGTGGCAGTGTGCACTGGAAGTAGAGACATgagcagaataaaacaaaactactTAAACTGAAGCAGATCCCCTTCCCCCATCCTTCAGAAACTGTTTCTTGGAGTCTTTTAATCCCCAGGCTGTGTGCTTTATGGTTGTCTGTAACCAGCGAGGAGCAGGCAGAATGCTCCCCGCAGGGTGATGTGTTCCCAGCCCTCGCCTCGCCAGTCTCCAAACCCTGGTGTCTTGTACCCACCTGCAAACGCAGCTTTGCACTGGGTCACTCGGCTGAAAGAAACTCTTATTGGGAGCCTGCTGTTGTGTCCACTTCAGAGGCAAATCGGAGCTTGTACTGCTGCCATCCCCAGCTGGCGAACTGCCCGCGTCCTCGTTGCATTTGTGCATCGAAAGGAGCTGACGTCAGCGCCCGGCTAAGCACGAGGCTTTTCCTTTGGGGAAACAGGCTCGGCTTTGTCCTCGCTCAGCTAGCGAAGCGACCAGCACATTTCCCTGCTCCGATGTTATAACAAGCTTGTAAACCGTGTAACTGCCTTAATGAGACTCAATCTGGGCCATTCCTCCTCTCCTAATAGCTCAGAGCTGATTCCTCTGGGTGTCCCAGGGGCAGGTCTGCCTGGAGCTGCCCAGCAGCTGGGGTGAGAGCTCCCTCCTCCAGTCTTGGGGTCgtctccctgtccccctccctccACACTGACACTGTCTCTCCTGCTCCCTTTGAACTGTTGCCATTAAATCCCAGCAACTCGCCAGTCTGGAAACCGCTTGCCCGTAAGCTGGTGGCAGGGATGCTGAAGGTATCCCAGACCTGCCCAGGTGCATTCCCCAGCTGCCGGAGCACGGGAGCATGCTGCTGCCCCACTCACTCGTTCTAGGGCTCCTGCAGCCTGAGCCCACACCCTTTGCAGGGTGTGAATCACACTGGAGTGGTCACAGTGTGCATCCTATTCTCCCTGTCCTCCAGGTCACCTTCCTGCAGGACCTGTGGGATTGCTTGGAGGCAAAAAAAGTAGCTTATGCTTTGGCAAAATATGCTGGGCTGATGGTATCTTGCAGAGCTGGGGTGgctcctgccctgggcagggctggcggTGGTGGAGCAGCATGTCCTGCACCCCCATGCAGCTGCCCCATGCAGTCACCATCAGGGTACATGGATGTAATGATCTCATGCCTTTTGCTCAACTCCACATTTAGGATTAGGGAGGACTCTGGTTCCATTACTTACACTTATTTCACAGCATGAATAATCAAAATAGATCTGCTAACATTTGGTCAGAAGTGCCTCATGCAGATCTGTAAGATAGGAGTGggtgtgaattatttttttaaaaaaaaaggcaggggagggTTAGAAATTGCCACCAGGGTACGTGATGCTGCCCAGCCAGGTAGCTTCCTGCTAGCTGCCCTTGGAGCCTGCTGCTCGAGACTGGATCTCCTGGAGgaaaggctgctgctgcctgtagACTCTGTCCAGGGGCATCATGTTTGCTGGGTTCAAGGTACAGGTTTTGCAAAGTGCTGAGTGCTCTGTGGGGAAGAGTGTGGGGCTTGGGGTGATGTGACAGCCTTTgggacctgctgctgcctctcaTGGCACCAGGGACATGGCCCCTCCATGGCTGCTGGTGGCATCAGGTTGAAGCCGCTGGCACAGGCTGCTCTGGCTGGCACATAGGCATCACGCTGGCTGCGGAGAGTGGAATGCCACGGGGCTGGGGGCAGTGTCTGGCAGCAGGGCTTCTGTAACCTTCTCCAGGCTTTGTTTAAACTGGGCAGAAAGGTCAAGTAGAGTCTGAGGACCCATGAATAACATGTTGACAACCTTGCTATCTGTTAATGGCAAAACTAGGTCTGTTAATATTCAATGGATGTTcattcagtttatttaaatacattttagtatCTGTAGAGCATGCTTTGCAGTATCTAATCACTGTTTGCTTTGGATTAAAGCTGATAATGAAGCACTTAAAAGGTGGGTGTGCAGAGCAATTGGGCTTGTCCTGCCTTAGGGGTAGCAGTGAAAACAGAAGCACCCCTTTTCCCCGGGGCGGCACAGTGCCACTCCTCCCGCAAGCCCTCGGGGAGCTTTGTCTGCGCCCCttgaagctggtttttttcacagctttggTCTTGATCAGAAACCTCTCACTGGAGACAGGCAGTTGCTGTGTGCTTGCTTTGCTGCCCAGACTCCAGCCTGTGCTGGGCAGGTGGCCATGAACAGGGCAGAGCCCCCAGCCCAAAGGAGAGCACTGCGTGGGATGGGTGGCTTTACCCCGtcccaaacccctgtccctgggtAGCAGCTGGTGTCCAGGCAGCTCCTGGCTTAGCCCGCAGAAGGCAGCTTGCTCAGAGGAGAAGCCTCAGCTTTCTGTGCTCTAACCACATCTCACTCTCTTATCTCCAGCTGCCTCTGAACCTCCTGTCCTTTCCCCTTACCCCAATTCCCTCGCTGGGTGAAGTGTCACTCTGCGAAAGCTAGAAGCCTGTGGCAATAAACCTCCAGTGTGCTTGCATGCATCTGTTTTGTCTCTTGTGCAAAGATAACTCATCTCTGGGCATATCTCCTTCAACACCCTAGGTCCCATCAGCAGCATCCTGGTGAACAAATACGGCAGCCGGCCCATCATGATTGCTGGCGGCTGCCTCTCTGGGTGCGGGCTGATAGCAGCCTCTTTCTGCAACACGGTGGAGGAGCTCTACTTCTGCGTTGGGGTCGTAGGGGGTAAGTGATGGCTCTGCCCTAGGGGGGCTGCAACAGAGGTAAGTCCTTTCCTGAGGCAGCAAGAGGAGCAACTTAGACCCAGTAATTATTAGGGCATGTCTGTGGTGAATTTGCATAAATCCTGATTCCTGTTCCATATTCTAATAAGAGATGGCCCTGATGACATAACTTGGGGAGACTGTACTAGTGACTCTACACAGGACTAGCATTTGGTACTGAGAATAGAGAGCATCTGTTGTTCCTGCCCTGGGTTAGGCTTGTGCCCAGCCAGTTGACATAAGGCTTGTCATGAGCTGGGGCGGTTCTCCCCTTCTGGCTCCTGAATTCCTGCACGTGGCTTCTCTTCTGCCCTGGTGCCTCCTCCCAAGTCCGCAGCAGGGACCAAGTGCTGCTTGTGCAATTGGGAAGTCAATACAGCCTTAACAGAGCTGTGAAACCCCCAGAACTGAAAGCCCACTCTCCGGCTTGTCCCACCAGCCCTTCTGCCAGTACTGCTGGCTTGTGGGGGTGGTCAAGCTCTGAGCCCCTCGTCTCTCCTCTCCTTCAGGCCTTGGACTTGCATTTAACTTGAACCCAGCCTTAACCATGATTGGCAAGTACTTCTTCAAGAAGCGTCCCCTGGCTAACGGGCTGGCGATGGCAGGCAGCCCTGTGTTCCTCTCCACCTTGGCACCTGTGAACCAGCTCTTCTTTGGCATATTTGGCTGGCGCGGCAGCTTCCTCATCCTCGGCGGTCTCCTGCTGAACTGCTGCGTTGCCGGATCCCTGATGCGGCCCATAGGCCCCAAGCCAGATCAGCTGAAGAAAGAGGCTGCTAAGGAGGTGCTGCAGGAAGCTGGGAAGGCGGTGAAAAAGGACGACGGTGACACCGGCACAGACCTCATCGGTGGGAAGGCCAAGAAACAGAAGAGCACGTTTTTCCAGACCATCAACAAGTTCTTGGACCTTTCCCTGTTCACACACAGGGGCTTCCTGCTCTATCTGTCGGGCAACGTGATCATGTTCTTCGGGCTATTCACTCCCTTGGTCTTCCTCAGCAATTACGCAAAGAGCAAGAAGATTGCTAACGAGTCTGCAGCCTTCCTGCTCTCCATCCTGGCCTTCGTAGACATGGTGGCCAGGCCTTCCATGGGACTGGTGGCAAACACCAAGTGGATCAGACCCAGAGTCCAGTATTTCTTTGCCATCTCTGTCATTTACAACGGGGTGTGCCACCTCTTGGCCCCCATGTCCACCACCTACGCCGGCTTCTGCATTTACGCCGGCTTCTTCGGCTTTGCCTTCGGCTGGCTGAGCTCAGTCCTGTTTGAGACCCTGATGGACCTGGTGGGAGCGCAGCGGTTCTCCAGCGCTGTCGGCCTGGTGACCATCGTGGAGTGCTGCCCCGTGCTTCTGGGACCCCCTCTGCTAGGTAGGGCGTGCTGTGCCCGGGGAGCTCTGCCCGGCCTCCCCGAGCGGTGGCAGGTCCCTCTGAGCGGCAGGGCAGCCCTCGGCGCTGGGGCTGGTGCGAGGGTGGGGGTGAGCGCTGGCCCTGAGGCTGCCCCAGCATCTGAGGGATGGCTGAGGAGGTGGGGGCTGAGCCCCTGGCGCCGGGTGGTGAGCAGGGGCTGGAG includes the following:
- the SLC16A1 gene encoding monocarboxylate transporter 1, which gives rise to MPPAIGGPVGYTPPEGGWGWAVVIGAFISIGFSYAFPKSITVFFKEIEVIFNASSSKVSWISSIMLAVMYAGGPISSILVNKYGSRPIMIAGGCLSGCGLIAASFCNTVEELYFCVGVVGGLGLAFNLNPALTMIGKYFFKKRPLANGLAMAGSPVFLSTLAPVNQLFFGIFGWRGSFLILGGLLLNCCVAGSLMRPIGPKPDQLKKEAAKEVLQEAGKAVKKDDGDTGTDLIGGKAKKQKSTFFQTINKFLDLSLFTHRGFLLYLSGNVIMFFGLFTPLVFLSNYAKSKKIANESAAFLLSILAFVDMVARPSMGLVANTKWIRPRVQYFFAISVIYNGVCHLLAPMSTTYAGFCIYAGFFGFAFGWLSSVLFETLMDLVGAQRFSSAVGLVTIVECCPVLLGPPLLGKLNDMYGDYKYTYWACGIILIVSGIYLFIGMGINYRLVAKEQKAEEKARNEGKEEETNIDEAEKQKEANNDVAPSPQKSAEDGVKEEESHM